attgtattcaaattacaatgcaaacaaatgacgcaagaacgtaaagacgccaggttacagcgggaagcacaaaccgtttccggtttgggtggagcacgtaccgcacagagtaatgggatacaaatcgctctgtgccaatagtcgctgtgaatcgtctgttcaaaaaagacgatcgtcttgtcgccgcgatttacttttttaaaacgttggcgacaaatcgtccagtgtgtccttaccctaaatgtaggtggtgtgagtgcagaaagggcttctttctcatcaccctgccatacagatgttgtttgtgcaaattgcgctgaattttcttggcctgccagacctgtgttttacagcaactgtgcctgtggacttccaattcctgattacattccttacagttgaaactgacagtttaaccTCTGagagagctttttgtagccttcccctaaaccataataCTGAACAAGCTTTGTTTTGAGAtcttttgaggatcccatgctgtcactcttcagtggagaatcaaacagaagcacaacttgcaattggccaccttaaataccttttctcataattggacacttctgcctatgaagttcaaggcttaacgagctagtCCAACCAATTTGTTGTTGCCAGTAATagatattgagcagttacatgcattcaaattagcagaTTGACAAGggtgcccacatttttgcacagccagttaaacttgatttaatttcaaataactgaatactgtttcactaaaaatcgttGTTCATAAAACACCCATGTGTTTCTGGGAAATGAGACATAACactgttttttgggggtttttttgttttttgaaagtggagtaaattattatgtaggctaagaggggttcccaaactttttcatataactgtatggGATGCAAGGGATTCATACAGCACCAGATTTCTAAACGACATGCTCCAAGGCCGGCTGCCTCTTGTATCCCCTCCTTTGTCGTGTGTGAGCCCCGCACGCGAAGTTTTACCGTTCCTCTGGTTCCTGCTCTGCTTCTCCTGGTGAGGTGCAacgatgcggctgggcggcatgccgccctagtcccgggcctttgtggcctcgcaaATCCGGGCCTCGATTCATAGGTAAGACTGGCAAAATCGCAGCACTTCCAGGGGAAAAAAGTTAGCAATTTAATTCACTAGGGGCAGTGGCATATGTATTGAGGGTGCAGACCTTGAAGATGAGACCCCAAAAAACCTTTGCTGGGAAGTGCCTTGGCCAGATTTAAGATGCAGATTCAGGGCCTTCACTTACGGGCACGTCCAATGTTTGGTCAAAAGTTGGGCAGATATTGTTCAGGCAGGTTTGATGTGGTTCATGATTTGAATTTAAAtccatagaacatttgtaatggtTGTACACTTCAAATTTGCTTAGAAGTATGTaatcttttattaggcaaaaaatgtaaGGCGAGgtatatgtgaattatttttttttctttaggaagAAACCGCCTATTCAATACGTGCGCTGCGAGATGGAGGGATGTGGTACTGTCCTAGCTCACCCAAGATATTTGCAGGTGAGAGAATTCAACATTTAACTTCATATAATCTTAAGGGGTACTATTTCTCTGTCTGAAAGAAAAGCACTTAAATAGTTGCACAACAATATATTCTCTTCCTCAGCATCACATTAAATATCAGCaccttttaaagaagaaatatgtATGTCCACATCCATCATGTGGGAGACTCTTCCGTCTACAAAAACAGCTCCTGCGCCATGCAAAACACCATACAGGTCTGTAATTATTTTTCACTTGTGCAAAGGACATTTAGAGTTATCTTTGTGTGTTATACAGCTGGATGATGGCtctttgtggcctttttttttttttcagatcagcGGGATTATATCTGTGAATACTGTGCTCGGGCATTTAAAAGCTCCCACAACTTGGCTGTTCATCGCATGATTCATACAGGAGAGAAGCCCTTACAGTAAGTGAAAACTCTATGTACACTGGACGtgtgtttaaattgtattttgttcTGATGTTGAATCCTtcatccttaatttttttttcaatacttcctttttttcaaaatagaTGTGAGTTCTGTGGTTTTACCTGCAGACAGAAGGCATCATTAAACTGGCACATGAAGAAACATGATGCTGACTCTTTCTACCAGTTCTCCTGCAGCATCTGTGGAAAGAAGTTTGAGAAGAAGGACAGCGTTGTGGCCCACAAGGCAAAGAGCCACCCAGAGGTTCTTATAGCTGAGGCGCTGGCAGCTAATGCTGGAGGCCTTATTACCTCCCCTGAACTGCTGGTGCCTGAGACCCCAGCCCCAGCAGTGCCTGTGGTCTCAGAGGAAACTACATCTCCCCAAACCTTGTATCCCAATTCGAGTTCTAAGATTTTAGTGGCTTGTCCCATCCAACCAGTGGAAGGACTGGCTGCTACCACTGAGGTTCTTATTGAGGATTCGGACTCTGCTAGACCATAGGAAAGGAGGACACTCTGCACAGTACCGTGACTGTTTCACCCCAGCGGGCTGGCTATTTCAGCCCTTTAATACAGGGCTCTTTGCTTTCTATCTGACCATTTCTGTATTCAAATTCTGCCCCACATTTTCTC
This sequence is a window from Xenopus laevis strain J_2021 chromosome 7S, Xenopus_laevis_v10.1, whole genome shotgun sequence. Protein-coding genes within it:
- the zfp91.S gene encoding E3 ubiquitin-protein ligase ZFP91 isoform X3 produces the protein MEKNMLSEKALKLEVEEEVVVQEVEPTILVTDLPLEEESHSIVRGGVLRSSRTKQTPTLQLICKTEPEPHHLVYEINEGPSFTATISEDEDVMISEEEIPYKDDPTDETYRPQIESEDDEDELISEEEIPYKDDPLDKTYSPQLDREPPRSRRRTSRVKEEGLPLEVKMEVKEESQVQEEETPRKYVPVLERRGRRRKDDKSPRLPKRRKKPPIQYVRCEMEGCGTVLAHPRYLQHHIKYQHLLKKKYVCPHPSCGRLFRLQKQLLRHAKHHTDQRDYICEYCARAFKSSHNLAVHRMIHTGEKPLQCEFCGFTCRQKASLNWHMKKHDADSFYQFSCSICGKKFEKKDSVVAHKAKSHPEVLIAEALAANAGGLITSPELLVPETPAPAVPVVSEETTSPQTLYPNSSSKILVACPIQPVEGLAATTEVLIEDSDSARP